A segment of the Natrinema sp. SYSU A 869 genome:
CACCGAGCGGCGGATCCAGCTCGTCCGGCCGGCCGTCGAGTCTCCGGGCGAGGCCCGCACGGACGCCGCCATCCTCCGGGACCTCGTCGGTCGGATGGGATTCGACTGGGAGTACGAGAGCCCCGCCGACGTGATGGACGAGATTAACGACCTCACGCCCATCTACGGCGGCGTCACCTACGAACGCCTTGAGGAGAAGGAAGACGGACTCCAGTGGCCGTGCTGGGACGAGACCCATCCCGGGACGCCGTACCTCTACGAAGAGGAGTTCAACTTCGATGACGGGCTCGCACGGTTCGTGCCGACTGACCTGTCCGACGATCTGCATCCGGTGCCGTCCGAGGAGTATCCGTTCACGCTCACCACCGGGCGAGTACTCTACCACTGGCATACGGGGTCGATGACGCGCCGAGGGATCGCGTCGATGAAGCAGGTTCCCGAGAGCTTCGTCACTATCCATCCGGACGCGGCCGACCGACTCGGCATCGAGGACGACGAGTACGTCCGCGTCGAGTCGGATCAGGGTGAAATAATCGTGAAGGCGAACGTCGAGGAAACGTCGGGTCCAGACGTACTCTTCATTCCGATGCACTTCGTCCACGGTGCCGTCAATATTCTGACAAAAGAAGAGTTCGACCCGCAGAGCAAGATTCCGGAGTACAAGGTGACAAACGTTGATGTAGAGCCGCTCGGAGCGGATCCTGCTGTGGAGCCGACATCGCCCGAAGACTTGGCCGGCGACGAATCCGAGTCCCTCGCAGGCGACGACTGATCGCGCTCACCTTCGGGCTTGTTCTCGTTCTGACCGGCGGACGCAGCCCACTGGGCGGCCGTCAGTCACGTCTTTGATGTGGACGAGGTAAAACAGCCCCCGAGTCGCTCAAGCAGTGCAACGGGGTCGTGGCCTGCTACAGCCGCCCACCCAACATCGAGTTCGATCGCGAGGCCGCCGTCGGTCTCGTCGATGCTGTCTCCTACCGTACGCCAGTGAGACACACAATCGACAATGGTGGGTTTGCAGTCTTCTTCGCCGTCATACCGTGCGAAGCGAGATGATCGACTGCTTCGAAACGTCTCGAGCGTGCGAGTGCCGTCTCTCCGTTGCCCTCTCGCTCTCCAGGATTCGTTATCGATGCTTTCCGATATCTCGTGAGTGTAGTTCGTCCTCAGCCCGCCACGTTCGTGGTCGCACGGCGATGAAGACTGCAACGAGATACAGTGCGACGATGATACCAGTCACGAGGAGGCCGGGTATCGCTCCGATGGAGGCACTGGTCGGCCACGGCGTCGTTACGAATGCGGTGATTCGGATCGCCCACGCACTCAACATAATCGTGAAGAGCAGTAAGTAGATCCGGCGGAGGCGATGCGCAATCGCTTCCTCTCTCGTGATCTTGATAACGGGTGTGCGGTAGTCTTGGCTCAACGTCTCCCGCCATGACGGTTCCTCGAGCCCCGCGGACGGATCTAAGCCGTACGCAAAGACGTTTTTCTGGAGTATCCGAACGCGTCCGCGCCAGAGATCGTAGCCGCGATACCGCTGTGCCTCCATGATCAAGAACGCAGCCAATGCCGCTACTCCCAATAAGAGGATGTAATGTGGTCGATTGCGGCCTGAAAAGCCCCATGTGAGGACCCCGCTCATGACGATAACCGCCCAGTTTGACGTCCGGTCGAGCCGTTCACGCCAAAATTTCATTCGGTGGATCTCGCCACGGTAGAGGTGTGCCATCGACGAACTCGGTGCCATTTCTTCCTCTAATAGTCCCTCACCGACTTCGCGGTGTTCAGCGTCACCGGGGTCGATATCTTTCGCTGATTTTTGGGCCATCGCAGCGATACGCTTTCAACGACCGGGGTAATAGAAGGTATCTCTGGGCCGCTCTAATCGCGTTCGGTGCTCGACCGCGTCGCCTCGAGCGCTATCCGGGTTCGAGTTCCGGGGCGCTCCCTGTCCGCATTCAGCGGCCGCTGAGACTTCATCGACGAGAGCGATACGTCTGGATTGACTAGGACGCCGTCGAAGCCGTCGCGGCTATTGACTGGTATGGGCATCTCTGCTCGAGTACAGTCCATCGTCGCAAAACCCGATCCGTTGATCGCTGAAATCGGGACCGGGTTTCGTTCGTCGCAGTGTGTCAGACGGCGAATGCGTGGAGCCACGATTCAGTAGTTGATGGTCTCGCGTGGCTGAAGCAGTTTGAAAACGAAGGTGTGTGGAATTCTGTCTCTTTAAATATCTTTTAAGGAGTGTTTCCACTTCCTCGGGTTTCGTATCGAAATCGGAGTCCTCGTCGATTGAGCGCTGACTGCCGATATCTCGCTTCATCCACAAGAAAAACGGCGTGTTCGATGTTATAGTTCTCGATTAGCTCTCGCAGGACCATTTCCGTTCGGTATTGTAGTCGTCGAAACGTTCGGAGAGTCGCCATCGATCGGCTGTAAACCGCGCCTGAAAATCCAGTCGTGAACGGTCTTCCACGATCATACGATACCATACTACTCTGATTCTATGACTATAATCGAAAGCGATAATTCAGCGGGATGGAGTCGGATGCTGAGAGCGA
Coding sequences within it:
- a CDS encoding DUF2270 domain-containing protein, whose protein sequence is MAQKSAKDIDPGDAEHREVGEGLLEEEMAPSSSMAHLYRGEIHRMKFWRERLDRTSNWAVIVMSGVLTWGFSGRNRPHYILLLGVAALAAFLIMEAQRYRGYDLWRGRVRILQKNVFAYGLDPSAGLEEPSWRETLSQDYRTPVIKITREEAIAHRLRRIYLLLFTIMLSAWAIRITAFVTTPWPTSASIGAIPGLLVTGIIVALYLVAVFIAVRPRTWRAEDELHSRDIGKHR